The following proteins are encoded in a genomic region of Roseofilum casamattae BLCC-M143:
- a CDS encoding DUF561 domain-containing protein: MAILSQLETALVQGRALKVISGLMNFDAVRVAMVVKAADRGGATFVDIAADPELVRLCRQLTTLPLCVSSVEPAKFVAAVDAGADLIEIGNFDAFYARGRRFEADEVLSLTQKVRSLLPEITLSVTVPHILPLDQQVELAQTLVDAGADLIQTEGGTSSQPTHSGTLGLIEKAAPTLAAAYEISRSVDVPVLCASGLSPVTAPMAIASGARGIGVGSAINRLDSELAMVAVVRSLVEAISTPVELAIAD, encoded by the coding sequence ATGGCAATTCTTTCCCAGCTCGAGACTGCATTAGTCCAAGGACGGGCCCTGAAAGTCATTAGTGGATTAATGAATTTTGATGCAGTCCGGGTCGCTATGGTGGTTAAAGCAGCCGATCGCGGTGGAGCTACGTTTGTTGATATTGCCGCCGATCCGGAGTTAGTGCGCCTCTGCCGCCAATTAACGACTTTACCCCTATGCGTTTCGTCTGTGGAACCGGCAAAATTTGTGGCTGCTGTCGATGCGGGAGCCGATTTAATTGAAATTGGTAACTTTGATGCGTTCTATGCTCGGGGACGGCGATTTGAGGCGGATGAAGTCCTGTCCCTGACGCAAAAGGTGCGATCGCTCCTTCCGGAAATTACGCTTTCGGTTACGGTTCCCCACATTCTCCCCCTAGACCAACAGGTCGAACTGGCGCAAACTTTGGTAGATGCTGGAGCCGATCTGATTCAAACCGAAGGCGGAACCAGCAGTCAACCGACTCATTCCGGGACATTAGGGTTAATTGAAAAAGCAGCACCGACTCTGGCAGCGGCTTATGAAATTTCTCGCAGCGTTGATGTACCGGTACTTTGCGCTTCCGGACTCTCTCCCGTTACGGCTCCCATGGCGATCGCATCTGGCGCTCGAGGCATTGGGGTTGGCTCGGCGATTAATCGTTTAGACAGCGAACTGGCTATGGTTGCAGTGGTTCGCTCTTTGGTAGAAGCGATTTCTACTCCCGTTGAGCTTGCGATCGCCGATTAG